In Panacibacter ginsenosidivorans, the following proteins share a genomic window:
- a CDS encoding DNA-3-methyladenine glycosylase, giving the protein MKRFEPNKIDKHILLNASAKLDVSFYNRSNVLQVAEELLGKILVTNFDNKITAARIVETEAYNGIVDKASHAYNNRRTARTEIMYGNAGTAYVYLCYGIHHLFNVVTNAKNIPHAILIRAAEPVYGLETMLNRTRKLIVDNTLTKGPGNVSKALGIDTAHTGLSLLGKKIFIVDDNYSAHKNAVSTSVRIGVDYAAEDALLPYRFYIKGNVFVSGKIK; this is encoded by the coding sequence TTGAAACGTTTTGAGCCTAATAAAATTGATAAACATATTTTATTGAATGCTTCCGCAAAGCTGGATGTATCTTTTTATAACCGAAGCAATGTGCTTCAGGTGGCAGAAGAATTGCTGGGCAAAATATTGGTAACCAATTTTGATAACAAAATTACTGCAGCAAGGATTGTTGAAACCGAGGCATACAATGGTATTGTTGATAAAGCTTCGCATGCTTATAACAACAGGCGGACTGCAAGAACCGAGATTATGTATGGCAATGCCGGTACGGCTTACGTGTACTTGTGTTATGGTATTCATCATTTATTCAATGTGGTAACCAATGCAAAAAACATACCGCATGCAATTCTTATAAGAGCGGCAGAACCTGTGTACGGATTGGAAACAATGCTTAATCGCACCAGGAAATTAATTGTTGATAATACACTAACAAAAGGGCCTGGTAATGTATCAAAGGCATTGGGTATAGATACCGCACACACGGGTTTAAGTTTGCTCGGTAAAAAAATATTTATTGTTGATGATAATTATTCGGCACATAAAAATGCAGTATCAACTTCTGTAAGAATTGGTGTTGATTACGCGGCAGAAGATGCGTTGTTGCCTTATAGGTTTTATATAAAAGGAAACGTTTTTGTTAGTGGTAAAATAAAATAA
- a CDS encoding DoxX family protein, whose product MKTTKIIYWTTTIIIFLADGLMPALTSNSELARQGISHLGYPDYFRVMLTVFKIIGAIVLIVPSISARFKEWAYVGFGISFICAAVSNWVVDGFSGLVLFPIVAFVILAVSYIFYHKMKGKKDTTVYTQNFAV is encoded by the coding sequence ATGAAAACCACAAAAATTATCTACTGGACAACAACGATCATTATCTTTTTAGCAGATGGTCTCATGCCAGCACTAACATCTAATTCAGAACTTGCCAGGCAGGGCATAAGCCATTTGGGCTACCCTGATTACTTCAGGGTTATGCTTACTGTATTTAAAATAATTGGCGCTATCGTTTTAATAGTACCCTCTATTAGTGCAAGATTTAAAGAATGGGCCTATGTAGGTTTTGGGATTAGTTTTATTTGTGCCGCTGTTTCTAACTGGGTAGTTGATGGCTTTAGCGGTCTCGTACTGTTCCCCATAGTTGCTTTTGTTATACTGGCAGTATCTTATATTTTTTATCACAAAATGAAGGGTAAAAAAGATACAACTGTTTACACACAAAACTTTGCAGTGTAA
- a CDS encoding EI24 domain-containing protein, translating into MLTEIIISFQSYFKAHAFIRKHKLWKWIIIPGIIYTILFFVSMYFFFKTANSFNEWLTLKTGLKTWLDKMDSGILGFLFTLAALALLVVQLMLYFSLFKYIWLIVGSPVFAYLSEKTDAILNNTDYPFSFQQLLKDMWRGIKIAVRNALWQTVYIVAILLLALIPVAGMGAPLIALMVECYYYGFSMLDYNCERRKMNAAESIYYIGNHKGLAIGNGLVFYFIHLIPIIGWIFAPAYAVIAATLSMHEIKPKENFAHVAEAS; encoded by the coding sequence TTGCTTACAGAAATAATAATATCCTTTCAAAGTTATTTTAAAGCGCATGCTTTCATACGAAAACATAAGCTTTGGAAATGGATCATTATACCCGGCATTATTTATACCATACTATTTTTTGTGTCCATGTATTTCTTTTTTAAAACAGCCAATAGTTTTAACGAGTGGCTCACTTTAAAAACAGGATTAAAAACATGGCTTGATAAAATGGACAGTGGTATTCTTGGCTTCCTGTTTACACTTGCTGCACTGGCATTACTGGTAGTGCAACTTATGTTATATTTTTCCTTGTTCAAATATATATGGCTTATTGTGGGCTCGCCGGTGTTTGCTTATCTCAGCGAAAAAACAGATGCCATTCTCAACAATACAGATTATCCTTTCAGTTTTCAGCAACTGCTTAAAGATATGTGGCGTGGTATAAAGATAGCGGTGCGCAACGCCTTATGGCAAACAGTTTATATTGTAGCCATTTTGCTGCTGGCACTGATACCTGTTGCGGGGATGGGGGCGCCATTGATAGCTTTAATGGTGGAATGTTATTACTATGGCTTTAGCATGTTGGATTATAATTGCGAACGCAGAAAAATGAATGCCGCTGAAAGCATTTATTATATTGGCAATCATAAAGGACTTGCTATAGGCAATGGACTGGTGTTTTATTTTATTCATTTAATACCAATCATCGGATGGATATTTGCCCCTGCTTATGCTGTAATTGCTGCCACGTTGAGCATGCATGAAATAAAGCCGAAAGAAAATTTCGCACATGTTGCTGAAGCAAGTTAA